The genomic stretch GTTTTGTCAGCAATTTGGTAGCAAACAGTTAACAagtttgttctgtgtgtgtctcagtcaAATGACTTGGGGGAAAAATAGTTTCACAGTCCACGAGTCGATTGTTTGGAATTTGCATCTTGATGTGAGAAAGAGATTAGAATTTGAGACATTTTGTTTGAACGCACACATTTTTCATGGGAACATGTGACTTACATGTGACTCTTCATGGAGTCGTTTGCTGCTCACATGATACCGTCGAAGCGCTTGAATTTCTGCGTTCTGATGTTTTCTTCTCTCGGTTTCTCTGTCTAGTTGTGCGGCCTGGCTCTCATCATAGTGGGCGTTTTGGCAAAGACGGCACTCAACAACATCCCCGGGATTGAGCAGGTGGCCAACACTGCGTCCCCCATTGTGATCATCGTGGTAGGAGCCGTGATCTTCTTCATCGCTTTCTTTGGCTGCTGTGGAGCGTGGAAAGACAACTACTGCATGGTCACTACGGTAAGGCGGTGTGCACGGCAAGGGAAGCTGAGAAATTTTTTCTAATCTGAGAGACCtgaatcatttattaatatgaaGACTTGGATTATTATTCCTTATTACAGTAGAGTAATCCCACACTTTACCGCAGTTGATCGTGGAATCGCCTTTGCCACATAACTactgtaatttccagactattaagcgcacccttatataagccgcacccactgaatttgacaaagatttttattttgaacataaataagccattgaaactaatgaactttacacaggctataatgaaagacagtgtctgttacacggcttgtatctaaacagtggcctaccaagaaagtcattgttcactgtcttcctccttcctttcacaacaatttctctcgagagtttttcttttggcatcgtcgtgcatttaaaaatcaccatctgtgaatcttttctcccgatgccgtgcagctcagaacacaggtgaaatgcgtttttttatgcccggttgttttcagcgtgacgaatgattcgcatttcctgtagacagtccgagtgagcggcaggtcaaacgtcagaggaacatcatccatatttatgatgtggtgcggcccgattcagtgggagcgcatctgatttaatataaagagtttcattggttcacctgaacccgttctgcaatttcattggtctaatattaTGGGGCTCCATTTTTTGGCTTGAAgattgtgaaaccgggaaacacccaggaaaaatccatacattagccgctttgttgtttaagccgcggggtcaAAGCGTGAGAAAAAAGTAAGCGggttatagtccgaaaaatacggtaatttgTTTGActgattttcccagtctctcGCGGATACcacaatagaccaaaaaacttgtttttaatagagttttatattattgaaataattaaatttattaataaaaatatcaatattaattataaaataatgtaaaatgttaatacagtacagtaccgtatacgtaaaatagcatttttggggtaattatttttaaatattattattactattattattataactgaaATTGTGAAAGCTGAAATAACCTATTAGAATATAGATGCTTgattattaaaaattgtttttaaactaCTTAAAATTTTTTTGGGATGTTAATAAAACGtttaaaaatttaacaaaataacgttatgtttaaaaatttaacaaaataaagtaCGTTTAAAAATTTATCAATACTTTTTCTGTaatattctattttaatatCTCGTATGATTTTGTCTGATTTTTCTTTAacataactgttttttttagacTGAAATGAGCCACAGTAAAATCGAATTGCGTGTCGTGCTTCTGTTTTTTCCAGCGTAAGTTTCCAGTAGAACTCGAATCCCAAACGAACAAGTCCGACCAGATACTTGTTTAGATTTGTGTTGATCTGTAAACAGAGATGATGCAGTTTATTCCTGGGTACTTCTCTGTGTTGTGACACATAACTGCACACTGatcctcctgtttttttttctctcagtttgCCGTCCTgctctccatcatcatcatcgttgaAATTGGAATAGCCATTGCTGCATATGTCTACAGAAACAAGGTGAGATTGTACGTTTGTTTTGGTCAAATCGAGAAATAAACTGCATTATaactaaacagaaataaaaatggtcatgTATTTTTCTCATTTGCCAAGAATTCgcctattatttatttttacattttaacgaATCCTTGGCATGATGTTGCATTTCGTGAAGGCTCTTGTTTCTTCATGCAGCTGGAGAATCTGGTGGAAAAGGGCATTAAGGAAGCGATCCAAGAGTACAACAAAAATCCGGATATTAAGAAAGAACTGGACAATTCTCAGAAACAGGTTTGTCTTTCACATCATCTATGAAGTGCTCATCAAAGCTATGAGCTTTGACTGgcattcattaatttttttttttataaacggtgctgcttgattctgattggtcagaaggtgttgaataCTATTGTCATAGCAGCTGTAGCTGGAAGATAATTATGCACCCACAACGTAACAACTGCGTGTAGCTTTAATTTCCACTGAAGGGAAAGTTTTTAGGTTTTGGgaattttgtaaatgtttttgttaaatggaAAACAGTCCAGGGTTCATGCAGTTACTGGAAAAGAATCAACCTGACAGTGGGAAGGATTgcggtagcttagtggttaaagcattggactttggctcggaaggtcttgagttcaaatcccagctacaaTAAGCTGCCaattttgggcccttgagcaaggcccttaaccttatatctgctcagatgtatgaatgagGTAAaagtaagtcactctggataagggcgtctgccgaATGCTATAAAGTCTTTCTcatatttattctgttattccttatatagaaaaatatatatatttctgtcatCTTAAAGGCATCCTGTCTTGTGTGTAGTTTAAATGCTGCGGAGCAGTGAATTCTACCGACTGGGCGAACATTATGCCTAACAACTCCGTCCCTGATTCCTGCTGCAAGAATGTCACAAAGGGCTGTGGAGTTAATGCCATGTTTAACTCTAACAAGATCTACACAGAGGTAAGCCGGAGGGGGAGAAGCACTGTGCTCTGGAGAGGCATTTCAGACCAccgtgcaaaaacaaacaaaatggaaaaaaaatgctaactCGATCAATTCAAACATAATCCTGTAATGACGATGACGCCGACTTGTTGCTCTCGTTGCAGGGTTGTGCAAAGGCTGTGGAGGCTTTACTCAAACAAAACATTCTGTGGGTCGGAATAGCGGCGCTCGTCATCGCGTTCATCGAGGtaacacacagtttttttttgttcactgcCAGTCGATCATACAGATTATTCCGGAATACTCCATTCGTCACCTCTTCTCACCTCTCTGGTTCTCGTTCGTGTTTGCTTTAGATCTTGGGTGTCGTGTTCGCCTGTACGCTGATGAAGGGGATCCGCAGCGGCTACGAAGTCATGTGATCACGTTTGTAAAGCTTCAGCAAATTCACTTTCACACTGCAGTTAAACACTTCGGATTTGTAAATGGATTCCTGCAAGGCCTGATGTTCTACACAGACAAATCTTTTTCTCTATATACAGATACGAACATTTCAATCTTTCACTGGTATTTTTTCATCACAGATGTTGAGTTTATTTTCTGTCTGGTCTTATCTCATATATTTGTACTTTAGAATTCTTCACCGACTTCATCTTGTAGAGATAAAGATTGTACTTTTTTACTCTCAATTTTCTTGTATTTTAGTATcaacattttaaagtaaaaatacttaaatctaaattttaaaacaaataataaacttttacaGTTTCCCCCAACATCGGTGTCTGACGTTTTTTTGGCTCGTTTTTTGTTcagatttccaaaaaaaaaatcaagaaattcAGCATTGTGCATTTGGAAATAGGAAGAGAATTAGATTAGATATGTGCACTTCCAGGCTAAAAAGCTCaacagagggggaaaaaaatcagagGCTTTCAATGATAATATCAACAAATTGTTGGTCGGGAAATGagcaacaatgaaaaaaaaaagcatgttagTATGTTATGGGGTTTCAATTTGACATTGTGTAGCCTTTGTGGGCAAACCCGAAGCCTGCTTTTTATAGAAAGATGAAGAGGTGTTGAAAGTATTTTCGAACGTAGCCGTGTGTGGAATTTTGCAAGAAGACTGTAGAAGTGAGTTTCTCTGTTCTTAGCTTCTCCTCATGCAGTTACAAAGTGAAGGAGTAGATGAGGAAATAGTGGCACAGGAGGGTTTCAGGAGTAGATTTTTTCATTCTTCTCCAACCAATGATTTGTTGTAaagctttatattttattgttcttttgcCCAGGAGTGTAAACAGCCAGTCAAAATTGTCTGACAGAAACGCTGTCTGATATCCACTGTAAAACTGGTGGCAATGTACACAATAAAATAGCTTAACAAAATAGTTCAttgaacagcacacctcaaaaatgatggaactataattaCTGGACATCAGGTGCCAATAAGATGAGGTTCCTCTTTGAATCTGGTTCTCCTCAAGGTTTCCTACTGTTGCcgtttcagtgttttttccaTTGCCACAGtagccaccggctcgctcattagggataaacgtacaattataaggaacaaatttGTAGGCATTAAAACTTATaaactcttttatacaacttcataacgttttatctctgtaaagctgctttcagacaatgttcgttgtttaaagcgctatacaaataaaaataaattaaataaaacgttttttttttcttttggaagtTTCAATCCGATTGAAAGCTTGTGTCATGATCTGAATACTTCTAGGCTCAAACATTCTCCATCTAATCTATGTTaggtttaaagaaaaacaaaaaaaagtgcaacgTTCatcgaaaaaataaaaaacgtacAAAGCTCATAGATAAACAGCCGAGACAAGTCTAATCTGGAATTGATTTAAAAGGATAGTGTgcacagtgaaggtgaatgatcaATGAAGCCGTATttagctttttaaataaaaaaattataataatctgagcacacaataaatacattattatttttgtagcaAGTAACTTTGTGAAAGCactaataaaaaatctaatataatctAAACGAACTCATATTCCACAGGTTTTATTCAGCAGTGCACTGCATATGATTAAATTAGTATATCAATGTCAATTAATATGAAgtacaaataataaatgactTATAAATACATTGTGGTGTATAATTATACTGATATATAAGAAAATTAAACACTACACCACAAAAGTATTTTATGGTGTTGCTTCATGTTCATTTCAATTATAAATGAAGTTgcatatattgttttattttatctttatgcttTTGGCTTCTTGTTTTGAGGACCTGGCAACCCTTAAAAGGTCCTCATGATTCTAATGATGAAATCAGTCAGGCTCCAGAGTACAGATGGATTGTGTGCATGGGAGAAAGTGTATGCAGaggggaaaacaaaaaaaaagcagcaaagaACATGCTGAATTGGAAAGAAACACTAATTTGTGGTACAAAAACCACACCAGTCCATGTAAACAGATGGGTTTTTTCTATACACATATTCATGCTCATTAATGGctgaaaatatttgtgtttctgAGGTacattctgtgtttgtgtgtacgtaAATGTGGCATGTGATTCAATTCCCCCATTTACAGAAGTCTGAAAAGCCCGACTTCCGCTAGCTGTTGTTTCTACCCTACCGCTTTCATCGCGATTCCCTGCCGACCTCTAATCACTTCGCTCATGTAAACAAAAGTCTAAAGATAAGTAAAAGATTGCCATCATTCCCTTTCATATTCACTCAACACTGTAATTGGGAAGCAAGTTTGATCCTGAAGCTGGCCTTGGCACATCGCTGATAACGGTACTCGCTGACTCAATCAGTCTTCCTTCTCCATCAGAGTTTCTGTATACTTTACTGCTGGTCACCGAGGCTGAGAACCCCAGGGATTGGGGTCAGCTGCGTGGTGGGTTTTGTGGGTAGTTCATTGTCAGGAGCATCATGCCATGCAAATACAGCGAGGTCTCGGATTCTGTGAAGAGGAAAATGAGGAAGGAACAGGGTATGTTAGGGAGAAGTCAACAATCATGCAGTTTACCAATGGGAGGTAAGAATGAGGTCAGAAATGCAATGCAATATGTAAAATGTCTCATGACCACGTGGATCATCAGGCGTCTTTCACTTCCTGTGAAAAgaaatttcagaaaaagaaaaaaagaaaaggttccTGAAAGCCTTCCTCGTCTCAACCCGGGATAAAATCCTTTACTTTACTAGATGGTTCATTTTCCGTTTTAATCAGTTTATGTATATTCACGAAGTCGTGACATTTCTGCATACGGGGAAGTAATCgagtggcaaaaaaataaaaggtttaccACACAACCTTCATGGCGGAGAAAACCTCAACCAACAGTGACAACAGTGTTGATAAACCCTgaggagtgggagctcagtggttaaggctctgggttactgatcggaaggtcaggggttcaagccctggtattggcAAGCTGagaccttgagcaaggccctcaaccctctgtgctccaggggcaccatatcatggctgactctgtgctctgactccagcttctgagcaaagaacaaatttcactgtgctttaatgtatatgtgacaaataaaggctatatgataaaatgataaaatatagaaataataagaaGGTGGTGGCTAGAAGGGGTGGTTAAGGACTTCCAAACACAAAAAGGATATGAGTTTAATTCCTCAACACCACCAAAGAGCCACTGCTGGGCTTAAACTAAACTGGTCTTAATAATGGCGTATGGTGGGCTTTACCCTGCGCATTCGTTATTACTGAACGTTTTTTCCCCCTCGCTCTGATGTAAAACGCATCTGCATGGCGCTGCACGGCGAGAGCAAACAAAAGCGAGTGCACCTGCTCCACATCCTGATTTGTTTCCTCTTCAGTGGACTGGCTTTTTGCCAATTTTACTGCGCaagagcaaacaaaaataagcaaagaaagaacggttttaaacataaaacttttcaacattttataCAGTGCACAATATTTGAGAACCTTCaggttattaaataaataaatacatttaaaaagtcaTCTAACCTTTAAGATGCACCGAGAACTGAAGCCACTCTGACAGCCAGTCTCGGCTCTGTGCGGGACTCAGAAGCTCCACGTTGAGCCCTCTCATGTAACACGCCTGCAAACAAACACCACATGATCGCACTACTGTGAAGCTCACCCACGTCTAACACTTAAAAAAGCGGTGCGTTCAGTCAGGAATAAACACTTGGGGGTGTGCTGTTACTGGAAAGAAATCAGGGGTGGTTAGGGGGGGATTGATGTGCGTGGAGCAGAGTTCAACATTTTCCAGCACGTCGTAACGTCTTTAATTCCCCTCACGAAATGTCGGTTTATACAAATTTATTATCAATATGATacgtttttttgctgtttggaGTCGCAGCTCTTGTGCAGAATGCCCATGAAACAATTTCTGACTAACAGTATAGCAGCTAGACAGAGTTGTTTATCACACCAGACTCTATTTCCTCTCTCTAtggtaaataaatgaacaaataaatcaattttaCATTAATCGAACTGATACTGAACTGAACATCCGACTTAAAATGTTAGCTCATATTCAAAATAGAAGATTCATGTAGAATCAAAGACGTATCAGAACAAGCCGATTTCTATAGTCCTGCCATTGGAATCACGTCAGAGCCGAGTTTTATCAGCGATGGACGAGTGATGGAAGTTATAGAGAGAAACtccagtaaaataaatgttactccagtaaaagtgtccctttaaactttcacttgagtaaaagaacaaaagtatttgtctttaaatgtacttaaatatccaaaatactatgatttattatggctgtaatgttcctcttatcatttttgtcacaggACAAAAATTACTTAATTAACTGCTTAATTGCTGAGCTAATTAGTTAATCAAATCAGTTTACatgaaaagactctaatatcattctattaatagatcagtgcgctaagagtaacattaatCTTTTAAACAACTCGCAAAAGGTGTTGTGGCGAGTGAGAGTGAGGAGTTTATGATGGATATGTAATCGAGTCACACCTCTTTGAGCTCTGTGTCATCGAGCTGGTGGAGGCCCATGTTGATGATGGCACGGTCCAGGTGCATTAACTCGAGGGCGTGACTATTCAAGCGCTGGCCAATCCAGAAAGCCGGGAGGCGGGGTGTTAGGAAGAGCAACGGGCAAAGGTGCCTCTGAAAGAAGCGATTCACAAGCATGTGATCAGCTCAGACGAGAAGGACGAACTTTGATAGTGATTCAAGCAGTGATCTCAGCATtgctatattaaaatatatacacggacaaaagtattaacatgtttccagccatatgtgcctTCTGTTCAATCTGTGACCACAAAGTCAGAGCCACACACTTGTATGAAGTTTTAGCATTACTATTTcctttgaactagaagacctgaatgacaaaacacacatcacaaaaCGACGTCCATGAAGACACGCTATACaagggttggagtgaaagatcttgagtgacctgctatagagatctgacattacattagtacctgacttacTGAAGCctctgtggctgaatgagtataAATCTTCAAAAAAGTaatggaacatctcagaagagtggaggttattctaacagcaaatggggactaacagtggaatgagatgttcaaaaagcacataccaatcttatggtcagtcCACAAACCTTCCATATAGTGtctctcaatatatatatatatatatatatatatatacacacatatacatacacatacacatacacacacatacatacacacaatcaaatGATTGCTATGAGCACAAAAAATTTTGAACCGATCGAATGAAGTCATGCAATGCTCTCATGTAAAAAAGACGTTTGTTCTTTATCCGAAACTGTTACGAGCAATGATTCAGTTTAGCCAGAAACCATGTTCATGACTTGCACAGCCTTTTGTTCTCTTCCATAACCATGACATGACATGATACATGCACATCATGCACGTCTAACTGGCTAAAACGTTTCTCAACTAATTCATTAGAAGTCGTCATGTGAATATGGACCATTAGCAGTAATGTTAATTGCTGCCTGCTTAAATACTGTGTAttaactgtatattatattaaatggcTTATTGAGCAAAAAGACGCTCCAAGCCTTTGCTTTCTACagcatacaaaaatattttctgtcTTATCTAttatcagacacacacagaaagctAAAGACAGGTAACTCCACTTATGTATGTTGAGGAGACCATGTCGGACGACGTATGGTCAACATTCTAGACCGTTTTCTTCTACGCCGATTGATTTAgcttagttgtaagtcgctctggataagggcgctagccaaatgtaataaatgtaataaatgtaaattaaatttgattGATATACAGAGTGCAGTCATTGACCAGATGACAGAAGATGAGGACTATgagatttgtttcttttaaggTCTTTTTAggaatatgtattttaatacaagtacagatggtcccagagttacgatggttcgacttaacGTAGTAGCGtatgctccgccctccacttgCGAACCACGCGGccacattttttatgtaattatgtactgtagtttttaaattattaacaactGACATTCccctaccccatactgatctccattctttaagactcctgcgTAGGCAGGGCCACGTCTCGACAAGccaaacatcaaacacacacatcaaacaatatcttacatttataattgctcaagcaatttttaaaaaaacttcTGGCTGTTAGTTTTGCTTTAAAGAACTAACCATCTGATCTGCACTCAGCCTTCTGATACCCAGTGGAGGCCCTGAGAATAAAGCTCTCACTGCATGGAGATCAGATACAGCCGGCTGAGCGCCACTCTGGACCTGGAAAATATGATTACTTAATATGATTACATTACTTATTACATCAGAAAGTCTGAATGTGATTAAATATGCTGTGCAGAGGGACTCACTTTCCTGCACAGCTCCGTCAGTCGGCTCTTCAGTTGCTCATGTGTGATGTGCGACGCTGTGGTTTTTAACCCGCTGAGCAGTGGCAGGTGATGCTGCGCTCTCTGAGCGTGATACACTCCCTGAAACTCCAAGAGCTGCTGCGGTGTCCAGAATTGACGGATCAGAAGCTGGCGGGGATAGAGGTACCTGGGGTAGTAGTAGGAGGCGGGGATGAGATGTGTGGCATGAGAGCAGATGGTTATTACGCAATAACGAGAAGAGTATCAAAAAgcttcgagactagttttgtgaCATGcgagcacaaggctgcatgcacagtcacaaggagcaccgacctttataAGTCAATGTGCCATAGACcccatcctgtgtacatctggaTCAGTGCAAATGGTGTTATTCTGAACACGTGCATTACCAAGATGAAGATCCAACTCGAAGGTCGCCGTCTTGACACCGTGGCGAACACTAATCTCAAcgctgggggcgctgtattgctgtgcaagggtgTATTTTGAAGGTgagtgtgtaaaatatatatagtactttcttgtaaacaaagcaagtctcgaaactttttgataccaccgcAAAAGATACACTGGAGTATCAAAATACCAGATCTGCTGTAGTATCAGAGGAACAAAACACTGGGAAAAATAGGATTCTGGAAATATATACAcgatattgccaaaagtattgggtcacctggtcataagtacggtatgtgatttttgagcatcgcattccacatttagtcgcaatttactcttataattccctccactcttctgggaagatgttcctccagattttggggtgtgcttatggatatttgtgttcatcagccacaagggtgttatgaaaggcaggtactgatgtaggtgaggagacctggggtgcagtcagcgttcacattcatcccaaaggtgtccagtagggatgagatcagagctctatagcagcaagatcttcctctccaaagcatgtaaaccagatcttcaaggagctcactttgtgcacaggggcatcgccatgctggagcaggttttgggtttccaagtttcaagtgaatgcaaaatgttattgtgGCGCATCTAAAGACACAATTAAgcgcctccagatttgtggtaacagtttgaaaaagaaccacaaatagcaggaaagggcaggtgtcccaatacttttgtcaacaTAGTGTAGAAATATAAAATGCGCAAATACGAATTAGGATTTTCTTAACTGTCAATTGGATCGCGTGTAATATGCTgccatacaaaaatatatttttttttaaaaaaggatttGAGAAAGTTCAAAGTTCCTttggtttaaaataataaaataactgatTAATAATGACAGTGGGGCATAAATTTTATTCAGTACTCACATTAAAACGAACACCAGGTAGTTGGCAAAAGGAGGAATGGAGATGATCACCAGAGGGACGGCTTTGATCATGTCTCTGTGAAACTGTCAGAAGAAACGTAGTATTTAGGTCACATATTAACGCAAAGAATCTTCATCGAATGCCGCCTCAATTTCAGTCACAAGTGAAGACTAATGAATTttcctgagagaaataaatactaagaatttttttatgtgttgtaTTCACTCAAGGTTCTATTATACCATGTTAAATTCAAGCTGAACTTTTGACTTGAATGGCGACATCTGGTTGGTCCAAACTTCATATGCAGATGTTCTTATGAAAAGTAACAGGCTATGCATTatcgttttctttctctcttcttttctcatgATCACGTCTTTATAAGAGTACGTTCCAGATGCATCAGGGACTCAAATCTGACACTTGAGAAGGAGGCGGTCAGGTCTGCAACTTTAACGGTGAAGATGATATAGAGACTCTGAATTTCATTGCCAGTCAATTCGAGGGACCGGGACGTCTGCATGAAAGATGCTGTTTGAATGGTTTGCGGCACAGACACAGAGCTCT from Silurus meridionalis isolate SWU-2019-XX chromosome 16, ASM1480568v1, whole genome shotgun sequence encodes the following:
- the LOC124398918 gene encoding CD63 antigen-like; protein product: MEGAMKCVKFLFFFFNFIFWLCGLALIIVGVLAKTALNNIPGIEQVANTASPIVIIVVGAVIFFIAFFGCCGAWKDNYCMVTTFAVLLSIIIIVEIGIAIAAYVYRNKLENLVEKGIKEAIQEYNKNPDIKKELDNSQKQFKCCGAVNSTDWANIMPNNSVPDSCCKNVTKGCGVNAMFNSNKIYTEGCAKAVEALLKQNILWVGIAALVIAFIEILGVVFACTLMKGIRSGYEVM
- the letmd1 gene encoding LETM1 domain-containing protein 1; this translates as MAASYVRMCCGASRTFLCGIRYTGVTAGLCRTKISSTQLRLCPIRQYSSSQARYGLGQSVASGLKWANEKYKRFLQRRFPRFYVLYSTFIRGFRLLFEDALEVHRIRIRMIKNNIDPKKLPYREMEKLRQFHRDMIKAVPLVIISIPPFANYLVFVLMYLYPRQLLIRQFWTPQQLLEFQGVYHAQRAQHHLPLLSGLKTTASHITHEQLKSRLTELCRKVQSGAQPAVSDLHAVRALFSGPPLGIRRLSADQMRHLCPLLFLTPRLPAFWIGQRLNSHALELMHLDRAIINMGLHQLDDTELKEACYMRGLNVELLSPAQSRDWLSEWLQFSVHLKESETSLYLHGMMLLTMNYPQNPPRS